The following proteins are encoded in a genomic region of uncultured Vibrio sp.:
- a CDS encoding ABC transporter permease — protein MTLWQLIKAEIRAVLTNPVVTLTVFGGVVFYSFLYPLPYTQQIPRDQPIAVVNLDGSQTSLKLERMVDATPQVSIVSRLNSIEDAKHAFLQRDITGFLVIPEHFYRDLILGKSPTLAYAADASYFLVYGTVVEGLAQAGGTLGAQVKVSELVMEGVPLSMASQNYSSIKLNMKPTFNPAMGYIEYVVPAVFVLILQQTLIMAVGLQTGSQRHGRGYWSQVTTPSLLLVRTLIFVAIYFLLSTYYFGASFERLSVNHIAKATELLTLLLPFLLSCCGLGFWLGYLLPRRELVTLVVLVSSMPLIFLAGFIWPVESIPAPLLWVADLSPSTWAIKGFLALNQMGATWQQVAKHWTALWLLTVFWGGIAYWIARRHSKPVVTESLG, from the coding sequence ATGACACTCTGGCAACTGATTAAAGCGGAAATTCGCGCAGTATTAACCAACCCAGTGGTGACACTGACCGTTTTTGGTGGCGTGGTGTTTTACTCCTTTCTCTACCCTCTGCCCTACACACAACAAATCCCTCGTGATCAGCCGATTGCCGTCGTCAATCTGGATGGAAGCCAAACCAGTTTGAAACTAGAGCGTATGGTTGATGCAACACCTCAGGTAAGCATTGTGTCTAGGCTAAATAGCATTGAAGATGCCAAACACGCCTTTTTGCAGCGTGATATTACTGGCTTTCTAGTGATTCCTGAGCACTTCTATAGAGATTTGATACTAGGCAAGAGCCCGACCTTAGCCTATGCGGCTGATGCGTCTTACTTTCTCGTTTACGGCACTGTCGTGGAAGGGTTAGCACAAGCTGGCGGAACGTTAGGTGCGCAGGTAAAAGTGAGTGAGTTAGTGATGGAGGGAGTGCCTCTTAGCATGGCCAGTCAAAATTACTCTTCCATAAAACTGAATATGAAACCGACCTTCAATCCCGCGATGGGTTATATCGAATATGTGGTACCCGCGGTGTTCGTGCTGATTTTACAACAAACGTTGATCATGGCCGTTGGGTTGCAAACGGGATCACAGCGACATGGTCGAGGTTACTGGTCACAAGTAACAACGCCTTCATTACTGCTGGTAAGGACGCTTATCTTTGTCGCGATTTATTTCCTGCTTAGTACGTATTATTTTGGTGCCAGCTTTGAACGGTTAAGCGTTAATCACATTGCTAAAGCAACCGAGCTGCTCACATTGCTTTTACCCTTTCTTCTAAGTTGCTGTGGCTTGGGTTTCTGGCTTGGTTACCTTCTGCCACGAAGGGAATTAGTCACCTTAGTCGTGCTGGTCAGTTCTATGCCACTTATCTTCCTTGCCGGGTTTATATGGCCAGTAGAGTCCATTCCGGCTCCCCTGCTTTGGGTTGCTGATTTAAGCCCGAGCACTTGGGCGATTAAGGGCTTTCTCGCCTTAAATCAAATGGGCGCAACATGGCAACAAGTGGCTAAACACTGGACTGCCCTTTGGCTGCTAACTGTGTTCTGGGGCGGTATCGCGTATTGGATAGCTAGACGCCATTCAAAACCAGTGGTGACAGAAAGTCTTGGTTAA
- the ectB gene encoding diaminobutyrate--2-oxoglutarate transaminase, translated as MDIFKKQESNVRSYSNNFPVVFRKAKGCWLETEQGERYLDFLAGAGSLNYGHNNPVLKQALLEYIEMDGITHGLDMHSEAKATFLEALDNYILKPRKLDYKVQFTGPTGTNAVEAALKLAKKVTGRSSIVAFTNGFHGCTAGALAATGNQHHRQGNGSSLHNVSRIPFEGYAGVDGLALFETMLNDNSAGLDKPAAVLLETVQGEGGLNVASNEWLQRLSKICKANDILMIVDDIQAGCGRTGTFFSFEPSGIQPDIVTLSKSIGGYGLPMAVVLLKPELDQWKPGEHNGTFRGNNHAFITAAKALEIYWANDDFETHIKQCSERVSNVIERCVRRFPQMFVQKKGRGMMVGIECNSGDLASEIAKSCFESGMVIETAGPDDEVVKFFCPLTISESELDQGLSIFENAVETIAAKHFKQAS; from the coding sequence ATGGATATTTTCAAAAAGCAGGAATCCAATGTACGCTCATATTCAAACAACTTTCCAGTCGTATTTCGCAAAGCGAAAGGCTGCTGGCTGGAAACAGAACAGGGCGAACGCTATTTAGACTTCCTTGCTGGAGCGGGATCTCTAAATTACGGCCATAACAACCCTGTACTTAAGCAAGCATTACTTGAGTACATTGAAATGGACGGCATTACACATGGTCTAGATATGCATTCTGAAGCGAAAGCCACGTTTCTTGAAGCTCTGGACAACTACATTCTTAAGCCAAGAAAACTGGATTACAAAGTTCAGTTTACTGGGCCTACTGGCACCAACGCAGTGGAAGCGGCACTTAAGCTAGCAAAAAAAGTGACTGGCCGAAGCAGCATCGTCGCTTTCACTAATGGCTTCCACGGCTGTACAGCCGGCGCATTGGCTGCAACGGGTAACCAGCACCACAGACAAGGTAATGGTTCTAGCCTTCACAACGTATCTCGTATTCCGTTTGAAGGTTACGCTGGCGTTGATGGTTTGGCTCTATTTGAAACCATGCTTAACGATAACTCTGCGGGTCTGGACAAGCCTGCCGCTGTACTTCTTGAAACAGTACAGGGTGAGGGTGGCTTGAACGTCGCTTCAAACGAGTGGCTACAACGTTTGAGCAAGATTTGTAAAGCAAACGACATTCTTATGATTGTCGATGATATTCAGGCTGGTTGTGGACGTACAGGTACGTTCTTTAGCTTCGAGCCATCAGGTATTCAGCCAGATATCGTAACCTTGTCGAAATCTATCGGTGGTTACGGTTTACCAATGGCGGTTGTGCTGCTTAAACCTGAGCTTGACCAATGGAAACCAGGCGAGCACAACGGTACGTTCCGTGGTAACAACCATGCATTCATTACTGCCGCTAAAGCGCTGGAAATTTACTGGGCGAACGACGACTTTGAAACACACATTAAGCAGTGTTCAGAACGTGTAAGTAACGTTATTGAGCGTTGTGTACGTCGATTCCCACAAATGTTCGTACAGAAGAAAGGTCGCGGCATGATGGTTGGTATCGAGTGTAACAGTGGTGACCTGGCATCAGAAATTGCTAAATCGTGTTTTGAAAGTGGCATGGTTATCGAGACAGCTGGCCCTGACGACGAAGTGGTTAAATTCTTCTGTCCACTAACGATTAGTGAGTCAGAGCTAGATCAAGGACTAAGCATTTTTGAAAATGCAGTCGAAACCATTGCTGCTAAACACTTCAAACAAGCATCTTAA
- a CDS encoding aspartate kinase, protein MTFTVEKIGGTSMTAFDAVLDNIILRPKTPYNRVFVVSAYGGMTDALLECKKTSKAGVYQLVAKRDDKWEEALAYVENRMLLTNENIFADPMNRMRADKFIRSRISEAKNCIANILETCQYGQFSLRHYLPQIREFLSSIGEAHSAYNTALKLKNMGINAKFVDLSGWDTTEPKTLDESISEAFADIDVTKELPIVTGYAYCKEGLMHTYDRGYSEMTFSRVASITKANLAIIHKEYHLSSADPRVVGPEKVLPIGSTNYDVADQLANLGMEAIHPNAAAGLRESGIELQIKNTFEPEHEGTLISSGYRPEEDKVEIIAGKQKVFALHLFDQAMVGKVDNVSYELMEIISDAHVTLVGKEMNANSITYYLGGSADSLNKVLYKAEKCYPRASIKGRMVALISAIGSQIDTNKTLAKGVLALMNNGVTPVALHSSLRNVNVQFVVGDKEYQRAICALHDEFFEPVESAESIEDVA, encoded by the coding sequence ATGACTTTTACCGTAGAAAAAATCGGCGGTACTTCAATGACAGCATTTGATGCTGTTCTCGACAATATTATTCTTCGCCCCAAGACACCATACAACCGAGTTTTCGTTGTATCGGCTTATGGTGGTATGACTGACGCGCTATTAGAATGTAAAAAAACCAGCAAAGCGGGCGTATACCAACTGGTTGCTAAGCGCGACGACAAATGGGAAGAAGCATTGGCATACGTAGAAAACCGTATGTTGCTGACCAACGAAAATATTTTCGCCGATCCAATGAATCGAATGCGAGCGGATAAGTTCATTCGATCTCGTATCTCAGAAGCAAAAAACTGTATCGCTAATATCCTAGAGACTTGTCAGTACGGCCAGTTTTCACTGCGCCACTACTTGCCTCAAATTCGCGAGTTTCTTTCTTCTATTGGCGAAGCGCACAGTGCTTACAATACCGCACTGAAACTGAAAAATATGGGTATTAACGCTAAGTTCGTTGATTTATCAGGTTGGGATACCACAGAGCCGAAAACGCTCGATGAATCGATTAGTGAAGCGTTTGCGGACATCGATGTCACAAAAGAACTGCCTATTGTTACTGGTTATGCATATTGTAAAGAAGGCTTAATGCATACTTATGACCGAGGCTACAGTGAGATGACGTTCAGCCGAGTCGCTTCGATCACTAAAGCGAATTTAGCGATCATCCATAAGGAATATCACTTAAGTTCTGCTGACCCACGCGTTGTTGGCCCTGAAAAAGTATTGCCAATTGGCAGCACTAACTACGATGTGGCTGACCAGTTAGCTAACCTGGGAATGGAAGCGATCCACCCTAATGCTGCTGCGGGTTTGCGTGAAAGTGGTATCGAACTGCAGATTAAAAATACATTTGAGCCTGAACATGAAGGCACTTTGATTTCTTCTGGTTACCGTCCAGAGGAAGACAAAGTGGAGATCATCGCGGGTAAGCAGAAAGTGTTTGCATTACATCTGTTTGACCAAGCTATGGTCGGTAAAGTAGATAACGTGAGTTATGAGTTGATGGAAATCATCTCTGATGCCCATGTGACATTGGTTGGTAAAGAAATGAACGCCAACTCGATTACTTACTACCTAGGCGGTAGTGCAGACAGCTTGAATAAAGTTCTGTATAAAGCAGAAAAATGTTACCCGAGAGCATCAATCAAAGGTCGTATGGTCGCGTTGATCTCAGCGATTGGTTCTCAGATCGATACTAACAAAACCTTGGCGAAAGGTGTACTGGCGCTAATGAATAACGGTGTTACGCCAGTCGCTCTGCACTCATCACTGCGTAATGTTAACGTTCAATTCGTAGTGGGCGATAAAGAATATCAGCGAGCAATATGTGCACTGCACGATGAATTCTTCGAGCCAGTAGAAAGCGCTGAATCAATAGAAGATGTTGCTTAA
- the ectA gene encoding diaminobutyrate acetyltransferase, which produces MITSAPWVLYPEIEEETRNKWIFREPKISDGDDIYRLIADCPPLDMNSSYCNFLQSTHFSKTSILVECNKDIAGFISGYQKPDEPEVLFVWQVAVSPRYRGHGLAFRMLKELLTREGLSSVKMVETTITEDNKASWALFKKLDAMNGNSGQVSTFLDEEAHFKGKHDTEYLYRIPLK; this is translated from the coding sequence ATGATCACATCAGCACCTTGGGTCCTCTATCCAGAAATTGAAGAGGAAACAAGAAATAAATGGATTTTTCGTGAACCTAAGATCTCTGATGGTGACGACATCTACCGCTTAATTGCAGATTGTCCGCCGTTAGATATGAATTCTTCTTATTGCAATTTCCTTCAGTCAACACATTTTAGTAAAACCAGTATTCTGGTTGAATGCAATAAAGATATCGCCGGCTTCATCTCGGGTTATCAGAAACCAGACGAACCAGAAGTGTTATTTGTCTGGCAGGTTGCAGTTTCACCTCGTTACAGAGGTCACGGTTTAGCGTTTCGCATGTTAAAAGAGCTTCTTACCAGAGAAGGTCTAAGTAGCGTGAAAATGGTAGAAACGACTATCACGGAAGACAACAAAGCCTCTTGGGCCTTATTCAAAAAGTTAGATGCGATGAACGGCAATTCTGGCCAAGTAAGCACATTTTTGGACGAAGAAGCCCACTTTAAAGGCAAACACGATACAGAGTACTTGTATCGAATTCCCCTAAAATAA
- a CDS encoding ABC transporter permease, with protein MTVELSQRHILRRDKWLLSCLTWVPILLALTIWGVFSAGIARDLPIGIVDMQHSQLSRTLTQSLDASSTLSVDYHYASVTDAKNAMVEGDIYAYAVIPPKFDKDILQHRQPQLSVFFNSQYILVAKLINSAVAQAQGYFDAQLQTMGSLAKGNTTAMSAIGKAVPVSTQITALFNRNTNYAQFLVTAIVPAIWQICIVVSTILILGAYFRIYGDKSGFQFLGEKPCLRLASVLGSYIPVFMLQGALFLYWFYVLLDWPMEGNVVVILLAQLVTVIACTIMGALFFFLSMDPARAMSFAGAFTAPSFAFMGITFPVTDMNMLATTWRSLLPISHYIEVQVGQASYGAPAAQSLSSLWTMMGYIVPLLMTTALIHKHRNGASLNHNQEAL; from the coding sequence ATGACGGTAGAGCTTTCACAACGGCACATCTTACGGCGCGATAAGTGGTTATTATCTTGCCTTACTTGGGTGCCCATTTTACTTGCCCTAACTATTTGGGGAGTCTTCTCAGCGGGTATTGCTCGCGATTTGCCCATTGGCATCGTGGACATGCAGCACTCTCAACTTTCACGGACGCTAACCCAGTCGCTGGATGCCTCGTCGACTTTGTCAGTGGATTACCATTACGCCAGTGTGACCGATGCAAAAAATGCCATGGTTGAAGGTGATATATACGCTTATGCAGTGATCCCACCAAAGTTTGATAAGGACATACTTCAGCACCGTCAGCCCCAGTTATCTGTGTTTTTTAACAGCCAGTATATTCTGGTTGCGAAGCTAATTAATTCCGCGGTGGCACAAGCGCAAGGCTATTTTGATGCTCAGTTACAAACCATGGGCAGTCTCGCCAAAGGCAATACCACTGCAATGTCAGCTATTGGGAAGGCGGTGCCTGTTTCGACACAAATTACTGCACTGTTTAATCGTAATACCAATTACGCTCAGTTTCTGGTTACCGCGATCGTACCCGCCATTTGGCAGATTTGTATCGTAGTCAGTACGATTTTAATTCTCGGTGCTTATTTTCGTATTTATGGCGACAAAAGTGGGTTTCAGTTTCTGGGAGAAAAACCCTGCTTACGACTGGCTTCCGTTCTAGGCTCATACATCCCCGTATTTATGCTTCAAGGTGCCCTGTTCCTCTACTGGTTTTATGTGTTACTTGATTGGCCGATGGAAGGCAATGTGGTTGTTATCTTGTTGGCTCAACTAGTCACGGTTATTGCCTGCACTATCATGGGCGCTCTGTTTTTCTTCCTCTCCATGGACCCTGCTCGGGCAATGAGTTTTGCTGGTGCGTTTACTGCGCCAAGTTTTGCCTTTATGGGAATCACCTTTCCGGTGACAGATATGAATATGCTCGCGACAACCTGGCGCTCCTTACTACCCATTAGCCATTACATCGAAGTTCAAGTTGGCCAGGCAAGCTACGGCGCGCCTGCCGCTCAATCTCTGAGCTCACTGTGGACCATGATGGGTTATATTGTGCCTTTGCTAATGACTACTGCGTTGATTCACAAACACCGAAATGGCGCGAGCCTCAATCATAATCAGGAGGCCCTATGA
- the proV gene encoding glycine betaine/L-proline ABC transporter ATP-binding protein ProV: MDPILEVKGLYKVFGENPERAFSLLDKGVDKDNIFEQTGLTVGVNDVSLSINEGEIFVIMGLSGSGKSTLVRLLNRLIEPTRGSVYLKGEDIAHISEDALRKVRRNNISMVFQSFALMPHMTVIENAAFGLELAGVGVEERHASALSALERVGLDPYAESFPDELSGGMKQRVGLARALACDPDILLMDEAFSALDPLIRTEMQDELIRLQNDDKRTIVFISHDLDEAMRIGDRIAIMQNGTVVQVGTPDEILHNPANDYVEAFFRGVNIASVLTVKDIARKKPAAVFKKSDNDGPGSAMQILMDHDREYGIVVDKSSRYSGIVSLESLRSAHKENRSLASAQLENDVTLQPHLSINDILGVVADVPYAVPVVDEQGTYFGVVTKSRLLQTLDKE, encoded by the coding sequence ATGGACCCCATACTGGAAGTTAAGGGACTTTACAAAGTGTTTGGTGAAAACCCAGAGCGTGCTTTCTCACTGCTCGACAAAGGTGTCGATAAAGACAACATCTTTGAGCAAACTGGTTTAACTGTCGGTGTAAACGATGTTTCTCTTTCCATCAACGAAGGTGAGATTTTCGTCATTATGGGTCTTTCTGGCTCAGGTAAATCCACTCTTGTCCGCCTCCTAAACAGATTGATTGAACCCACCAGAGGGAGTGTCTACCTTAAAGGTGAAGATATTGCCCACATCTCTGAAGATGCGTTGAGAAAAGTTCGCAGAAACAATATCTCAATGGTTTTCCAAAGTTTTGCACTGATGCCGCACATGACGGTGATTGAAAACGCAGCGTTTGGCCTTGAGCTAGCAGGCGTTGGTGTGGAAGAACGACATGCCAGTGCGCTCTCCGCTCTTGAACGCGTAGGGCTTGATCCTTATGCAGAGTCTTTCCCGGATGAATTATCAGGTGGTATGAAGCAGCGAGTTGGCCTAGCTAGAGCCCTTGCCTGTGACCCTGATATTCTCCTAATGGACGAGGCGTTCTCAGCCCTTGACCCATTGATTCGAACTGAAATGCAAGATGAGCTTATCCGTTTACAAAACGACGATAAGCGAACCATTGTGTTCATTTCCCACGATCTTGACGAAGCGATGCGAATCGGTGACCGAATTGCGATCATGCAAAATGGTACGGTTGTTCAAGTCGGTACACCAGATGAGATCCTTCACAATCCTGCCAATGATTATGTCGAGGCCTTTTTCCGTGGCGTAAACATCGCCAGCGTTTTGACGGTTAAAGACATCGCTCGCAAAAAACCAGCGGCAGTGTTTAAAAAATCGGATAACGATGGCCCTGGCTCTGCAATGCAGATACTCATGGACCATGATCGTGAATACGGTATCGTCGTAGACAAATCTAGCCGCTACTCCGGCATTGTTTCCCTCGAGTCATTGCGTTCAGCACACAAAGAGAATCGCTCCTTGGCCAGTGCCCAGCTAGAGAACGATGTCACGCTCCAACCACACCTATCAATTAACGATATTTTAGGCGTGGTTGCAGACGTTCCTTATGCCGTACCCGTTGTCGATGAACAAGGTACTTACTTTGGCGTCGTGACTAAATCACGTCTTCTGCAAACACTAGACAAGGAGTAA
- a CDS encoding AraC family transcriptional regulator — MKNSLSIRAYTKQLQSHVHDDYHQLVLPIQGNIAIEMPHFIGKVSVGECVVIPAGTEHGFKADEVARFIVADLDTLPSQFQQTGLMQFAVSPPLLSYLYFIEKQLEHQVDSGLESSVLTVFIMLLEQQTQVTPVEPRIRAVQAFIGENIEKSLSIAELSKIACLSPTQFKKRFKERVGVSTLQYITELRMEKAKALLTHTDLPVQLIAERVGYSNISAFSRRFSLHFGLSPREFARQ, encoded by the coding sequence ATGAAAAACAGCCTCAGCATCCGCGCTTATACCAAGCAGTTACAGAGTCATGTTCATGATGACTATCATCAGTTAGTGCTACCTATTCAAGGTAATATTGCTATCGAGATGCCTCATTTTATTGGCAAAGTCTCCGTCGGTGAATGTGTTGTCATCCCCGCAGGTACAGAACACGGATTTAAAGCAGACGAGGTAGCAAGATTTATTGTCGCGGATTTAGATACGTTACCGAGTCAATTTCAGCAGACCGGGCTAATGCAATTTGCGGTATCACCACCGTTGCTCAGTTATCTTTACTTCATTGAGAAACAACTCGAGCACCAAGTAGACAGTGGACTTGAGAGTTCCGTTTTAACTGTTTTTATTATGCTGCTAGAACAGCAAACTCAAGTGACACCTGTTGAGCCTCGTATTCGGGCGGTACAAGCCTTTATTGGCGAAAATATAGAAAAGTCATTGTCCATTGCTGAGCTTTCTAAAATTGCTTGTTTAAGCCCCACTCAATTTAAAAAGCGATTTAAAGAACGTGTTGGCGTCAGTACGTTGCAGTACATCACCGAATTAAGAATGGAAAAGGCCAAAGCGTTACTTACTCATACAGATTTGCCTGTTCAGTTGATCGCGGAGCGGGTAGGGTACAGTAATATTTCCGCTTTCAGTCGTCGGTTTTCGCTGCACTTTGGTTTATCACCGCGTGAGTTTGCACGCCAATAG
- a CDS encoding ectoine synthase: protein MIVRTLEECRNSERRVVSDTWESVRMLLKDDKMGFSFHITTIYEGTETHIHYKNHLESVFCMSGEGEIEVVGGETYPIKPGTLYILDKNDEHYLRAYKNKEMVMACVFNPPITGAEVHDENGVYPLVD from the coding sequence ATGATCGTTAGAACACTCGAAGAGTGTCGCAACAGTGAGCGACGTGTAGTTTCAGATACTTGGGAAAGTGTCCGTATGTTGTTGAAAGACGACAAGATGGGTTTCTCTTTCCATATCACAACTATCTATGAAGGCACGGAAACGCACATTCACTACAAAAACCACTTGGAATCTGTTTTTTGTATGAGTGGTGAAGGTGAAATTGAAGTGGTAGGTGGTGAAACTTACCCAATTAAACCAGGTACACTGTACATTCTGGATAAAAACGACGAGCACTACCTAAGAGCATATAAAAACAAAGAAATGGTAATGGCGTGCGTATTCAACCCACCTATCACAGGTGCGGAAGTACACGATGAGAACGGCGTGTACCCTCTTGTTGACTAA
- a CDS encoding efflux RND transporter periplasmic adaptor subunit, which produces MAEKSLKPVLLSLCALGVASWVGFQFYQAYQPKPVRLQGMIEAQQYSISSKVPGRIDQVMVRKGDDVEKGQLIFTLHSPEIAAKLEQAKAGEKAADALAQEAEKGAREQQIQAAKDQWLKAQAAANLMKKTYNRVNNLYKDGVVAEQKRDEALTQWQAAKYTQSAAFQMYEMAKEGTRSETKVAAAEKARMASGAVAEVEAYAKDTQIHSWFNGEVSQVLLQSGELAPQGFPVVTVIDTQDAWATLNVREDLLQYFSKGTTFQAYLPALDKKVEFTVTHVAVMGDFATWRATDSAQGFDLRTFEVEARPTQQESKLRMGMSVVVEL; this is translated from the coding sequence GTTGGTTTTCAGTTTTATCAGGCGTATCAACCAAAACCCGTTCGCCTACAAGGTATGATTGAAGCGCAACAGTACAGCATCTCTTCAAAGGTGCCTGGTCGTATTGATCAAGTCATGGTACGTAAAGGGGATGACGTAGAAAAAGGTCAGCTAATTTTCACACTTCACAGTCCAGAGATCGCCGCCAAATTGGAGCAAGCAAAAGCTGGAGAAAAAGCGGCAGATGCTCTAGCGCAAGAGGCTGAAAAAGGGGCTCGCGAACAACAGATCCAAGCAGCAAAAGATCAATGGTTAAAGGCTCAAGCCGCGGCGAATCTCATGAAAAAGACTTATAACCGAGTTAATAATCTGTACAAAGATGGGGTGGTTGCAGAGCAAAAACGTGATGAAGCGTTAACTCAATGGCAAGCAGCTAAATACACACAAAGTGCGGCTTTCCAAATGTACGAAATGGCGAAAGAAGGGACGCGCAGTGAAACCAAAGTCGCTGCGGCAGAAAAAGCCCGCATGGCGTCTGGTGCAGTTGCTGAGGTTGAAGCTTACGCGAAAGATACGCAAATCCACAGCTGGTTTAATGGCGAAGTCTCTCAGGTTCTATTGCAAAGTGGTGAGCTTGCACCTCAAGGATTTCCTGTCGTTACGGTTATAGATACACAAGACGCTTGGGCAACACTTAATGTCCGTGAAGATCTTTTGCAGTATTTTAGCAAAGGGACCACCTTTCAAGCTTACTTGCCGGCTTTGGATAAGAAAGTAGAATTTACAGTGACGCATGTTGCAGTGATGGGCGACTTTGCCACATGGCGCGCAACAGACTCCGCTCAAGGCTTTGATTTACGAACGTTCGAAGTCGAAGCAAGACCGACTCAACAAGAATCCAAATTACGCATGGGCATGAGTGTCGTGGTTGAACTCTGA
- a CDS encoding EamA family transporter → MSVALQSSSQYQSGAFSILFASVLWGTTGTAASFADQVSPLAIGAFAMGVGGVIQALLSLRSIVNSVSQLKRFKYPLAVGGTALAVYPLAFYTSMQLSGVAIGTVVSIASAPFFTILLERLISKAYSVSFQWWMSFALGVLGIVLLVLGREDGNTSASDSGYILGILLGLLAGLSYAVYSWVAKSMIDSGVKSQAALGCIFAGGALMLIPSLWFTGDNLFSGITNSMVAVYMAVVPMCIAYLAYGYGLRHVEVSRATLLTLFEPVVAAVFAVWIVGEQISVLGWLGIGFIGVCLILQTMESRTR, encoded by the coding sequence ATGTCAGTAGCACTCCAGTCGTCCAGTCAGTATCAAAGTGGCGCATTTTCCATTTTATTTGCCTCCGTCTTATGGGGAACCACCGGAACGGCGGCTAGTTTCGCTGACCAAGTTAGCCCACTTGCTATTGGTGCTTTTGCAATGGGGGTAGGTGGTGTGATTCAAGCACTGCTTTCTTTGCGTAGTATTGTAAATAGTGTTTCTCAACTTAAGCGATTTAAATACCCGTTAGCTGTTGGTGGAACGGCTTTAGCTGTCTATCCGCTTGCGTTCTACACATCAATGCAGTTATCAGGCGTTGCGATTGGTACGGTTGTTTCCATTGCCAGCGCGCCATTTTTTACGATACTGCTCGAGCGTCTTATCAGCAAAGCGTACAGTGTGAGTTTTCAGTGGTGGATGAGTTTTGCTTTAGGTGTTCTTGGCATCGTACTCTTGGTCTTGGGCAGAGAAGACGGCAACACATCCGCCAGTGATTCTGGCTATATTCTTGGTATCTTACTTGGTCTACTCGCGGGCCTTTCCTATGCCGTCTATTCTTGGGTTGCCAAATCTATGATTGATAGTGGGGTAAAATCGCAGGCCGCGCTGGGGTGCATATTTGCTGGTGGAGCGCTGATGCTGATTCCTAGCCTGTGGTTCACCGGTGATAACTTGTTTTCCGGTATAACCAATTCGATGGTTGCGGTTTATATGGCTGTGGTACCCATGTGCATTGCTTATCTTGCCTACGGCTATGGATTGAGGCATGTTGAGGTGAGCCGTGCAACGTTGCTCACCTTGTTTGAGCCAGTTGTTGCTGCAGTTTTCGCAGTTTGGATAGTTGGAGAGCAGATCTCTGTATTAGGCTGGTTAGGTATCGGTTTTATCGGCGTGTGCTTGATCTTACAAACGATGGAGTCAAGAACGCGTTAG